One stretch of Dissulfurimicrobium hydrothermale DNA includes these proteins:
- a CDS encoding Wzt carbohydrate-binding domain-containing protein, translating into MNRKLFFDHIPKTAGTSLQQFFVEAFGKEKVTETLRGLKYQHALSVYANRQVITGHFYFTCEESLPEGYVWATVLRDPRERTLSEYFYIVNDVPDTGGGPIERRIKSMSLEEALHDSEFCDRIRNYQSVHFASFFHSTPWQLDRAEFLRLAKKGLEQYHLVGITERLEELVEVLKKVFNIPEEVRLKRYNVTSRRERFSDLPSSLQARILELVDVDMELWQYAEELFENKTKHFDASSLPSDSKSEAQACKMASSVSSPIEPAGIQGDGSLELLSVTVSGQLRPQMPTFLPGERAFLRIAFRAVKDIDDLTVGYSIHHDSGLHIFGINTRLLGKKLSVKAGGEYYVDFLFPVNLGLGKYFVNISAHSGLTHLERCYLWREKVASFDVNGFADVLFEGLVRLMPSMSAGLMSGEGRLEWEQTSVQGVQRIGYDTPPISDCRGFIRCMPRIETLELRPGQQIAITVEVMNQSQQIWYLEGNKPVYLSYHWLNKEAEPVIFDGFRTPLPCNEIQPGELVQATAMVEALKQAGEYTLELTLVQEGVTWFEERGFVTEKLNISIDHDRRISQ; encoded by the coding sequence ACAGGTCATTACTGGCCATTTCTACTTCACTTGCGAAGAAAGCCTGCCTGAAGGGTATGTATGGGCAACGGTTTTAAGGGATCCAAGAGAGCGAACCCTTTCAGAATATTTCTATATCGTTAACGATGTGCCGGATACAGGCGGCGGGCCGATAGAACGCCGTATCAAGTCCATGTCCCTGGAGGAGGCACTTCATGACTCAGAGTTTTGCGACCGAATTCGAAACTACCAGAGCGTTCACTTCGCATCCTTTTTTCATTCCACACCATGGCAGCTTGACAGAGCAGAGTTTTTACGCCTGGCAAAGAAAGGGCTTGAGCAATACCATCTTGTAGGCATAACCGAACGGCTGGAAGAGCTTGTGGAGGTGTTGAAGAAGGTATTCAATATTCCTGAAGAAGTTAGGCTGAAACGCTACAATGTTACATCCAGGCGGGAAAGATTCTCTGACCTGCCGTCTTCACTTCAGGCCCGCATTCTGGAACTTGTGGATGTGGACATGGAGCTCTGGCAGTATGCGGAGGAGCTCTTTGAAAACAAAACCAAACACTTCGATGCGAGCTCACTCCCCAGCGACTCGAAGAGCGAAGCCCAGGCCTGCAAAATGGCCTCTTCCGTTTCCAGTCCTATTGAGCCGGCTGGCATTCAGGGGGATGGATCTCTGGAGCTTTTGAGCGTGACGGTGAGCGGTCAGCTCAGGCCGCAGATGCCCACGTTTCTGCCGGGGGAGCGGGCATTCCTTCGCATAGCCTTTCGAGCCGTCAAGGATATAGACGATTTGACAGTAGGCTACAGCATCCATCATGACTCAGGGCTGCATATTTTCGGCATTAACACGCGGCTTCTGGGGAAAAAGCTTTCGGTAAAGGCAGGTGGAGAATACTACGTGGATTTTCTCTTCCCTGTAAACCTCGGGCTGGGAAAGTACTTTGTGAACATCAGCGCCCATTCCGGACTGACTCATCTGGAGCGCTGCTATCTCTGGCGGGAGAAGGTTGCCAGTTTTGACGTGAACGGTTTCGCCGATGTGCTTTTTGAAGGCCTGGTGCGACTGATGCCTTCCATGTCAGCGGGTTTGATGAGTGGAGAAGGTCGGCTTGAGTGGGAACAGACTTCGGTTCAGGGGGTGCAACGTATCGGCTATGACACGCCTCCCATATCGGACTGCAGAGGATTTATTCGCTGCATGCCGAGGATTGAGACCCTGGAACTGAGACCTGGTCAGCAGATTGCCATAACTGTGGAGGTCATGAACCAGAGTCAGCAGATCTGGTATCTCGAAGGGAACAAGCCTGTCTATCTCAGCTATCATTGGCTGAACAAAGAGGCCGAGCCTGTAATCTTTGACGGCTTTAGAACACCGCTTCCGTGCAATGAAATTCAACCCGGGGAGCTTGTTCAGGCCACAGCAATGGTAGAAGCCCTTAAGCAGGCTGGAGAATATACCTTGGAATTGACCCTTGTGCAGGAAGGTGTTACCTGGTTTGAAGAAAGAGGGTTTGTAACGGAAAAATTAAACATTAGTATAGACCACGATAGGAGGATAAGTCAATGA